The genome window TCTTTTTTTCTGTGGACATAAGAGTTAATATTGCTCCTCAAGTTTCAACACATCGCGGTCTTTGTAATATCCACAATGGGTGCAAACGTGGTGCGGTAATTTGGGGGTTTTACAACGAGGGCAAAGTGAGATGCTCATGCCCGCTAAATGCTGATGGGCTCGACGCATTCCCTTTTTCGACTTTGATTTTCTTCGCTTAGGTACTGGCATGTTCTTTCACCAAAGAGGGGCTTGTACTAAAGCCCCTTCTCAAAGTCAATAAGCTTTATTTTAAAAGGTGCCCCACAAACTATTTCGATTGTGGAACATCTTCGGTAATTGCCTCAACAAACATCTGCACTCGGCGATTTTGCTCACGGGAAGGCTCATCTTTATTTTCAACGATTGGTTTTGATTCACCAAACCCAATTGATTTCATAATACTTGCCGGAACACCTTGGCTAACCATGTAGGCACGAACCGCTTCAGAACGCTTCTGAGACAAACGTTTATTATAGGCATCACTACCCAAGTCACAGGTGTGGCCTTCAATACGGATGGCCGTAATCTCAGGGTGTGCCTTAATAAAGGCCGCTACTTTATCTAAAGTGGGCCGGCTAATATCTCGAATTTTGTCACTATCGTATTCAAAATAAATACGATCAGACACCTTCGAGGTTAACTCATCACCAATGGTAACTTCATTTTCGTCATCTTTCAGCGTAGCTGATGCAAGTGGCCGTTTGGTATAACTAGCCCCGGCCAAAATACGAAATTCAGGCGACCCTACACCATTGGTAAGCCCCATGGCACCGCCAAGGTTAAGGTCAATGCGATCAGCCAACACGTAACGTATACCT of Deltaproteobacteria bacterium contains these proteins:
- the rpmF gene encoding 50S ribosomal protein L32, translated to MPVPKRRKSKSKKGMRRAHQHLAGMSISLCPRCKTPKLPHHVCTHCGYYKDRDVLKLEEQY